A region from the Coffea eugenioides isolate CCC68of chromosome 9, Ceug_1.0, whole genome shotgun sequence genome encodes:
- the LOC113782112 gene encoding uncharacterized protein LOC113782112, producing the protein MAISSKFRESIVEQLRSILHENPYSAFIRILAKFQDIDRYRIFLKSDPGFDQRVYNTPIVSQVAAIWSESDLNDTQTSRNIKISTKTDNKKIVKQCYGCYDALQYPLIYAQGETGWHPGILRKIKADILKRPDQTCNEENLLPLHQCTNIDQIINAEEKVRNGDRSNLLHISRLLQQYSVDTYVKLETSRLEFYRSKQNKLRTEAYQGLLDTTANGETNGTNVGRRIILPASFIGGLRDMRRRYMDAMALVQRHGKPDIFLIITCNQSWPKIKQHLGENDETHNRPDLIARVFRAEIEQLKEDLLKKHVFGQVAAYTYVVEFQKRELPDRIRSPYLFSLVVKHMLHGPCGSLNPKSLCMRQNHKYKNNYPKDFCDFTKHGKSSYPLSRRCDDGNSVMIRDHQLDNHWVILYNAYLLAKYDCHINVEVCSAIEAVKYIYKYIYKGHDRVIYQLNTEQADKIIDEIKNFQSARWILSFHEDRPLQDVIEDERLQRIMLTELFVMNQTNKQAEDLNLLYKEFSQYFVWDEDNRIWYPRKHGQVIGRVTTAHPIESERYYLRMLLMHVQRLKSFTDLKTVNGFIACSFKRAAEIQELLQIDNGAEQCLSKVAPYKMPSSLRKLFAVILIYCPPSNPTDL; encoded by the exons ATGGCTATCTCAAGCAAATTCAGGGAGTCTATTGTAGAACAGCTTAGGTCAATACTTCATGAAAATCCGTATTCTGCTTTTATTCGAATCTTAGCAAAATTTCAGGATATAGACAGATATCGGATATTTCTAAAATCTGACCCAGGTTTCGACCAACGTGTCTACAACACACCTATAGTATCTCAAGTTGCAGCCATTTGGTCTGAAAGTGATCTGAATGACACTCAGACTTCGAGAAACatcaaaatttctacaaaaacAGACAATAAGAAAATAGTTAAACAATGCTATGGATGTTATGATGCATTGCAGTACCCTCTTATATATGCTCAAGGCGAAACAGGTTGGCATCCAGGAATTCTTCGAAAAATCAAAGCTGATATATTGAAGCGACCTGATCAGACttgcaatgaagaaaatttgcTGCCTCTTCATCAATGTACTAACATCGATCAAATTATCAATGCAGAAGAGAAAG TTAGGAATGGGGATCGGTCGAATCTTCTGCATATCAGTCGTCTTCTGCAACAATACTCTGTTGACACTTATGTAAAACTGGAGACTTCAAGATTGGAATTCTACAGAAgcaaacaaaacaaattaaGAACAGAAGCGTATCAAGGATTGTTAGACACCACTGCAAATGGTGAAACAAATGGCACAAATGTTGGCAGACGCATCATTTTGCCAGCAAGCTTTATAGGTGGCCTAAGAGATATGCGTCGCAGGTACATGGATGCAATGGCATTGGTGCAACGCCACGGAAAACctgatatttttcttattatcaCCTGCAATCAATCATGGCCCAAAATCAAACAGCATTTGGGGGAAAATGATGAAACTCATAATAGACCTGACTTGATTGCTCGCGTCTTCCGTGCAGAAATAGAACAGTTGAAGGAAGACCTATTGAAAAAGCACGTTTTTGGACAAGTAGCAGCATATACATATGTGGTTGAGTTTCAAAAACGAG AGTTGCCAGACAGAATTAGATCACCATATCTATTCTCTCTTGTTGTAAAGCATATGCTTCATGGTCCGTGCGGATCTCTGAACCCAAAGAGCCTTTGTATGCGACAAAATCACAAATACAAAAACAACTATCCGAAAGATTTTTGTGACTTCACCAAGCATGGAAAAAGCTCATATCCATTGTCTAGAAGGTGTGATGATGGAAACAGTGTCATGATCAGAGATCATCAGTTAGACAATCATTGGGTTATCCTTTATAATGCATATCTTTTAGCAAAATATGATTGCCACATCAACGTTGAAGTTTGTTCTGCTATCGAAGctgtaaaatatatatataagtatatatacAAGGGTCATGACCGAGTTATATATCAGTTGAATACGGAACAAGCAGACAAAATTATTGATGAAATCAAAAATTTTCAGTCTGCTCGATGGATCT TGTCCTTCCATGAAGATAGACCATTGCAAGATGTGATTGAAGATGAAAGACTTCAGCGAATAATGCTTACAGAACTCTTTGTTATGAATCAAACAAATAAGCAAGCTGAAGATCTCAATTTATTATATAAGGAATTTTCCCAATATTTTGTCTGGGATGAAGATAATAGAATCTGGTATCCTCGAAAACATGGACAAGTCATTGGCCGTGTGACCACAGCACATCCAATAGAAAGCGAAAGATATTATCTTAGAATGCTGCTGATGCATGTTCAAAGACTAAAATCCTTTACTGATCTCAAAACAGTAAATGGATTCATTGCTTGTTCATTCAAAAGAGCTGCAGAAATTCAAGAATTATTACAGATTGACAATGGAGCAGAGCAATGTCTATCAAAAGTTGCGCCATACAAGATGCCATCATCTCTCAGGAAACTATTTGCTGTTATTTTGATATATTGTCCACCGAGCAATCCAACGGACCTTTGA
- the LOC113782113 gene encoding ATP-dependent DNA helicase PIF1-like, producing the protein MGKNIADFGFSQLISTMPFAAITKEIEAEYAIPISEEDLADSSMLNHAQRDAFNKIMQKVNANVPTAFFIDGPGGTAKSFLYKALLATVRSKGDIALTTATSGAAASILPGGRTAHSRFKIPLQQEINSTCNISKQSAISKLVQLARLIIWDEAAMAKKYAIESFDRLLKDLLNSDSIFGEKVIVFCGDFRQTLPMVKKGQREDYISASLVNSYLWPHLEKIQLIENMRARSNPSFSDFLLKIGNGIEPTILNNKIRLPSSMLIPFIEDTTSLDLLINIMYPSLFDFLTSSSTVTNRAILSTTNETVQEVNQILIQRFPGQEIKYISFDQTFDPTKQADHGDFLNSIQPPGLPPHELILKPMCQVILLRNLNPAQGLCNGTRLICLNFDKNVIHAEISVGIHTSKHVFISRIPLHSSNDESYPIPFKQTQFPISLCFAMTINKSQGQTLDFVRIYLKEPVFLHRQLYVALSRAKTSANVKILLRPVTVHSTETSYTRNIVYDEILAAAADT; encoded by the coding sequence ATGGGAAAGAATATAGCAGATTTTGGCTTCTCACAGTTAATTTCAACAATGCCTTTCGCTGCTatcacaaaagaaattgaaGCAGAATATGCAATTCCCATTTCTGAAGAAGATTTAGCAGATTCATCGATGCTCAATCATGCTCAAAGAGATGCATTTAACAAAATAATGCAAAAAGTCAATGCCAATGTTCCAACTGCATTCTTCATTGACGGACCTGGAGGCACTGCGAAGTCCTTTTTATATAAGGCTTTGCTTGCAACTGTTAGATCAAAGGGAGATATTGCCTTGACAACAGCAACATCTGGAGCTGCAGCATCAATACTTCCTGGAGGTCGAACTGCCCATTCTCGTTTTAAGATACCTCTTCAACAAGAAATTAACAGCACCTGCAATATCTCCAAACAAAGTGCCATCAGTAAATTAGTTCAACTTGCACGGCTAATAATCTGGGATGAAGCAGCAATGGCCAAAAAATATGCCATTGAATCCTTTGACAGATTATTGAAAGATTTGCTCAATTCTGACTCCATCTTTGGTGAAAAAGTAATTGTTTTTTGTGGAGACTTTCGACAAACTTTGCCAATGGTCAAAAAAGGTCAACGAGAAGATTACATCTCTGCATCCCTTGTCAATTCTTACCTGTGGCCTCATCTGGAAAAGATCCAACTCATTGAAAATATGAGAGCACGGTCAAATCCCtcattttctgatttcttgTTGAAAATAGGAAATGGAATAGAGCCAACTATTCTAAATAACAAAATCAGGCTTCCATCTTCAATGCTTATACCTTTTATTGAAGATACAACCTCATTAGACCTTCTAATAAATATTATGTATCCAtccttgtttgactttttaacCAGCAGCTCTACAGTTACTAACAGAGCCATTTTAAGTACAACAAATGAGACTGTTCAAGAAGTCAATCAAATTTTGATTCAAAGATTTCCAGGACAAGAAATCAAATACATCAGTTTTGATCAAACGTTTGATCCAACAAAACAAGCTGATCATGGAGATTTCTTAAATTCCATTCAGCCTCCTGGATTGCCCCCACATGAACTAATTTTGAAACCAATGTGTCAAGTTATCCTTCTTAGAAATCTTAACCCTGCACAAGGTTTATGCAATGGAACACGTCtcatttgtttaaattttgataAGAATGTAATACATGCTGAAATTTCAGTTGGTATTCATACTAGCAAGCATGTTTTCATTTCTCGTATTCCATTGCATAGTTCAAATGATGAATCTTATCCAATACCTTTCAAACAAACTCAGTTTCCAATTTCATTATGCTTTGCTATGACAATCAACAAGTCACAGGGACAAACACTTGATTTTGTTAGAATATACTTAAAGGAACCTGTGTTTTTACATAGACAATTATATGTTGCATTGTCTAGAGCAAAAACCTCAGCAAATGTGAAGATCTTGTTAAGACCTGTTACTGTTCATTCTACAGAAACCAGTTATACTCGAAATATTGTTTATGATGAAATCCTAGCTGCTGCTGCTGATACCTAA